One genomic window of Luteitalea pratensis includes the following:
- the rpsG gene encoding 30S ribosomal protein S7 gives MPRRRVIAKREVTPDPLYNSALVTKFIGSVMSDGKRSTAERILYKSFEMIQEKTGEEPLKVFKKAIDNTKPSLEVKSRRVGGSNYQVPIEVNVNRRLSLAIRWLVSYSRSRGDGKTMEEKLANELLDASNMRGGAVKKREDTHRMAEANKAFAHYRW, from the coding sequence ATGCCACGCAGACGAGTAATTGCCAAGCGCGAGGTCACGCCGGACCCGCTCTACAACAGCGCCCTGGTGACCAAGTTCATCGGGTCGGTGATGAGCGACGGGAAGCGGAGCACCGCGGAGCGGATTCTGTACAAGAGCTTCGAGATGATCCAGGAGAAGACCGGCGAGGAGCCCCTCAAGGTCTTCAAGAAGGCCATCGACAACACGAAGCCGAGCCTTGAAGTGAAGTCGCGGCGCGTCGGTGGATCGAACTACCAGGTGCCGATCGAGGTCAACGTCAACCGCCGCCTGTCGCTGGCGATTCGTTGGCTGGTCAGCTACTCCCGGTCGCGTGGCGATGGCAAGACGATGGAAGAGAAGCTCGCCAACGAGCTGCTCGACGCGAGCAACATGCGCGGTGGGGCCGTGAAGAAGCGTGAGGACACGCATCGCATGGCCGAGGCCAACAAGGCCTTCGCTCACTACCGCTGGTAG
- the rpsL gene encoding 30S ribosomal protein S12, with protein sequence MPTISQLVRKGREAVIDKTKSPALQESPQKRGVCVRVFTQTPKKPNSALRKVARVRLTNKIEVTTYIPGVGHNLQEHSLVLIRGGRVKDLPGVRYHVVRGTLDATGVANRRQGRSKYGAKRPKS encoded by the coding sequence GTGCCGACCATCAGTCAGCTTGTCCGCAAGGGCCGCGAAGCGGTCATCGACAAGACCAAGAGCCCTGCACTGCAGGAGAGCCCGCAGAAGCGGGGGGTCTGTGTCCGGGTGTTCACCCAGACGCCCAAGAAGCCGAACTCGGCGCTCCGCAAGGTGGCGCGTGTGCGGTTGACCAACAAGATCGAGGTGACGACCTACATCCCGGGCGTCGGCCACAACCTGCAGGAGCACTCGCTGGTGCTCATCCGCGGGGGCCGCGTGAAGGACCTCCCGGGTGTCCGTTACCACGTCGTGCGGGGCACGCTGGACGCCACGGGCGTCGCGAACCGCCGGCAGGGTCGGTCCAAGTACGGCGCCAAGCGGCCGAAGTCGTAG
- a CDS encoding class I SAM-dependent methyltransferase, whose amino-acid sequence MQIETVEVACSTCGSRDADEVGRSRDHEFATCDNEFVFVRCRACGLTYLRNRPAPHTLGTIYPPSYYRYAAFLGPVTTRLRAVVQGGRVRMLRRWLSPGATVMEVGCGEGQLLQAIKADGDPSWRVVGVDISEDACEALRRTGLEMRCAQFEDLDWPASTVDLVIMNQVIEHLADPRACVARAAALLRPGGRLLIETPSVGSWDRDWVAADRWGGWHCPRHWSLYTRDSLSGLLEQQGLRVERTEYLLSPFIWAHTLQNVVRDRPAWRWASGVLSERSVPALLAYGVLDTVQRWTRGRTSNMRVVARKS is encoded by the coding sequence ATGCAGATCGAGACCGTCGAGGTCGCGTGCAGCACGTGCGGCAGTCGTGACGCGGACGAAGTCGGGCGCTCCCGTGATCACGAGTTCGCGACCTGCGACAACGAGTTCGTGTTCGTTCGCTGTCGTGCCTGCGGCCTGACCTACCTGCGCAACCGGCCGGCGCCGCACACGCTCGGCACCATCTATCCGCCCTCGTACTACCGCTACGCGGCCTTTCTCGGGCCGGTCACCACGCGCCTGCGTGCGGTGGTGCAGGGCGGCCGCGTGCGGATGTTGCGGCGATGGCTCTCGCCAGGAGCGACCGTGATGGAGGTGGGCTGCGGCGAGGGGCAGTTGCTGCAGGCCATCAAGGCCGACGGCGACCCGTCGTGGCGGGTCGTCGGCGTCGACATCTCGGAGGACGCGTGCGAGGCACTACGGCGCACCGGGCTGGAGATGCGGTGTGCGCAGTTCGAGGATCTGGACTGGCCCGCGTCGACGGTGGACCTCGTGATCATGAACCAGGTGATCGAACACCTGGCCGATCCCCGTGCGTGCGTGGCCAGGGCGGCGGCGCTGCTCCGGCCCGGCGGGCGGCTGCTGATCGAGACGCCGTCGGTGGGATCGTGGGACCGCGACTGGGTGGCCGCCGACAGGTGGGGTGGATGGCACTGCCCACGGCACTGGTCGCTCTACACGCGCGACTCCCTCAGCGGGTTGCTGGAGCAGCAGGGGTTACGGGTCGAGCGCACCGAGTACCTCCTGAGCCCGTTCATCTGGGCGCACACGCTCCAGAACGTCGTCCGCGATCGTCCCGCGTGGCGCTGGGCGTCGGGTGTCCTGTCGGAGCGCTCGGTGCCGGCCCTCTTGGCCTACGGCGTGCTCGACACGGTGCAGCGCTGGACGCGTGGCCGGACGTCGAACATGCGGGTTGTCGCCCGGAAGTCGTAG
- a CDS encoding fatty acid desaturase family protein: MPAAAPPPAVTYVHGLVRPIGVRVPREWYVPNESFGWRAVVVLFGVLIGCVAALPWLVDRWGVVAMLPVLPVIGAYVYKITILMHECCHRTLFRARATNDRVGLVCGGFLVTGYDGFCRAHWQHHRHCGTEEDGEESDYMKLQDASAMQLLVHLVKPLLGVQAGRLALAALAALAHRFGGSGSVHAGDQPASQVRTHVPIVSPVAQLAAIGGCQLIIAVLASGFGRHPWLVIAYPVTAATFGLFFSRVRAFCEHVRLDRHVGECSVRSHLPNPVDRLFFYTLNMNLHVEHHLFPQVPACHLPAVRQHLQDIGYLQPAMTSRFILGTIAGVLGHARARRRVTA; encoded by the coding sequence ATGCCCGCTGCCGCCCCCCCGCCCGCCGTGACGTACGTGCACGGGCTCGTGCGCCCGATCGGCGTTCGTGTGCCGCGGGAATGGTACGTGCCGAACGAGTCCTTCGGGTGGCGGGCCGTGGTGGTGCTGTTCGGCGTCCTGATCGGCTGCGTCGCGGCGTTGCCCTGGCTCGTCGACCGGTGGGGTGTCGTCGCGATGCTGCCGGTGCTGCCGGTGATCGGCGCCTACGTCTACAAGATCACGATCCTCATGCACGAGTGCTGTCATCGCACCCTGTTCCGGGCCCGCGCGACCAACGACCGGGTCGGGTTGGTGTGCGGCGGCTTCCTCGTGACGGGCTACGACGGGTTCTGCCGCGCTCACTGGCAGCATCACCGCCACTGTGGCACCGAGGAGGACGGGGAAGAATCCGATTACATGAAGCTGCAGGACGCCTCGGCGATGCAGTTGCTGGTGCACCTGGTCAAGCCACTGCTAGGCGTCCAGGCCGGACGCCTGGCGCTGGCGGCGCTCGCCGCGCTGGCGCATCGGTTCGGTGGTAGCGGCTCCGTGCACGCGGGGGACCAGCCGGCGTCGCAGGTGCGCACGCACGTGCCGATCGTCAGTCCGGTGGCGCAACTGGCGGCGATCGGGGGCTGTCAGTTGATCATCGCGGTGCTGGCGAGCGGTTTCGGACGGCATCCCTGGCTGGTGATCGCCTACCCCGTGACGGCTGCGACCTTCGGGTTGTTCTTCAGCCGCGTGCGTGCGTTCTGCGAGCACGTGCGCCTGGATCGGCACGTCGGCGAGTGTTCGGTGCGGTCGCACCTGCCCAACCCGGTCGATCGCCTGTTCTTCTACACGCTGAACATGAACCTGCACGTCGAGCACCACCTGTTTCCGCAGGTGCCCGCCTGTCATCTGCCGGCCGTGCGGCAGCACCTGCAGGACATCGGGTACCTGCAACCGGCGATGACGTCACGGTTCATCCTCGGCACGATCGCCGGCGTCCTCGGCCACGCACGCGCGCGTCGTCGAGTCACCGCCTGA